Below is a window of Oryza brachyantha chromosome 10, ObraRS2, whole genome shotgun sequence DNA.
ctatcaattttttttggcaaactCAGTATATTTTGTGCAATCTATCCACCTTTAGATGTAGCCATTGTTGATTGAAATGCCTTCTATAACAGAATGGGGAGCTCGGAGAAGAACGGAACTGCTTATGGCGAGTACACCTATGCGGAGCTTGAGAGGGAGCAGTACTGGCCATCTGAGAAGTTGAGAATATCGATAACCGGAGCTGGTGGCTTCATTGGATCCCACATTGCTCGCCGCTTGAAGAGCGAGGGGCATTACATCATCGCCTCCGATTGGAAGAAGAACGAGCACATGACTGAGGACATGTTCTGCCATGAGTTCCACCTTGTTGACCTTAGGGTCATGGACAACTGCCTGAAGGTCACCAGCGGTGTCGACCATGTGTTCAATCTTGCTGCTGATATGGGTGGTATGGGTTTCATTCAGTCCAACCACTCTGTGATCATGTACAACAACACCATGATCAGTTTCAACATGCTTGAGGCAGCACGCATCAATGGTGTGAAGAGGTccgttatttttttaccatacttcTTACTGTTATATCTCAGCTTTGCTTGCGCATGTTTTATCAATATCAATTCATCTGTTGCAACTAATGGTCCTACAGGTTCTTCTATGCCTCAAGTGCATGTATTTACCCTGAATTCAAGCAGCTTGAAACTAATGTGAGCTTGAAGGAATCTGATGCCTGGCCTGCTGAGGTTTGTAGCTCTCTTTAGACTTATTTGTTTGtaaaacaacaaattgatTCACTGTTGTTTTTACTACCATCCAGCCTCAAGATGCCTATGGCTTGGAGAAGCTTGCAACTGAGGAGCTGTGCAAGCACTACACCAAGGACTTTGGCATTGAGTGCCGCGTCGGTCGTTTCCACAACATATATGGCCCTTTTGGAACATGGAAAGGTAGAAACTTAACCAACTGTCGAGGTTATTGTTCTATATTTGTACCAAGGCAATCCTTAACTCAATTTGCAACGCATAGGTGGCCGTGAGAAGGCACCAGCTGCATTCTGCAGGAAGACTCAGACTTCTGTCGACAGGTTTGAGATGTGGGGTGATGGTCTCCAGACCCGATCCTTCACATTCATAGATGAGTGTGTTGAGGGTGTTCTGAGGTATGCAGCTACTTATGACATTTTCAAGATAGAACATTAAATCACTTCCTGATTACAAACGAGGAATTGGTCTAATATGTTACAAAATCTCTCAAGGCTGACGAAGTCGGACTTCCGTGAACCGGTGAACATTGGAAGCGATGAAATGGTGAGCATGAACGAGATGGCTGAAATTGTTCTCAGCTTTGAGGACAAGAAGCTGCCCATCCACCACATCCCTGGCCCTGAGGGTGTCCGTGGTCGTAACTCCGACAACACCCTCATCAAGGAGAAGCTTGGCTGGGCACCCACAATGAAGCTCAAGGTATCTCACTGTCTTGCTAAATCTTCTCACATACATCAATCGCGCAATGCACATATGTTCATATTGGGATTAATGAAGCACCACTACTCTTTATCTTCACATTGAGACAGTACACCCTCAGTTCTTCATATTAGACAAAAGACTAGCAACTTGTCCCAGCTTTGTCATGCTTTAACTTTCATAGCGACAATTGTCAATGCGTAATATCGACAAATGATGACGCGCAGGACGGCCTGAGGATCACCTACTTCTGGATCAAGGAGCAAATTGAGAAGGAGAAGACCCAGGGCGTCGACATCGCGGGTTACGGCTCATCCAAGGTTGTGTCCACCCAGGCCCCAGTTCAGCTGGGCTCCCTCCGTGCTGCCGATGGCAAGGAGTAAGCAGAGCTTCTACACAAAAGGAGAGTGAGTGACAGAGAGCTTCACTTCGCTTCAGAATTCTCAGATAGCTCACAGAATTCTTGGGGAATCTTGGAACCAATAACTTATATGTAGTACATGGGATATCTTTCAAAAGTGTTACTCGaggtttttcttcttttcatttttttccccttgtgCCGCGCCGTCTTGCTGGAAATTCTTCATACGAATTACATTTGATGAGATGAACAATGATGATACAATGGGAATGCTGCGCATTTCTCTTATGAATAGATGCTGTGTTTCTTTCTTCATACTCTCTTATGAAATGCTGctctgcatcatccaagataTCAGAGATTCGGAGGGTGTGCTGTGCTTGTCCTACATACACACATCAAGATAGTGCAGGGTGGGGTGGCTGACAGTGCGGGGACCAcccggtgggccccaccgtcGGTGCGTGCAACGGAtattctcctcctccccgcggtGCGTGCCGCGTGCGGCCGGCGTGTCTTCGTCTCGTCCAAAGAAAAGACGAGCGGCTGCTCCGGCCATCGAGCGTCGCTGTTGTGCGGCCTCCGGCTCCGGTGAACGCCGGCCACCGGTTGTGGATATACACGGCATGGGGGTTACGCACTTACACGTCATAAAGATCGCGTTCTGAGAGCTCGAGAAAAACGATTGGTAGGGATGGTGACGTGGATAGGACTGGCGCGTGTAAAAATCCAGCTGGAACGGTCTCACGGGGTGTTGGTTTCCcatcaattttttaagttcCTGTCACATACACTAATTAgaggtattaaatatagaccattaataaaactcacctcatacACTGGACTATTTCGTAAGATGAATCTATtcaacctaattagtccatgattagcgaatgtgatgctaagacatttgctaatcgtggattaattaggcttaaaaaatttgtctaataaaatagcctttatttatgtgattagttttgttatcggtctatatttaatactcttaattaacgtccaaacatccgatgtgataagggactaaaaaaaagtctataaatccaaacagccactcagaacaagtataatagtagactgTAAACCGGCTAAATACTGAGATGAACGAGATATGGGAGGAGAGAGTAGAAGCGGGTTATAAGTTTACATGTAGCTTGGGTATAAGAACTAAGGTGTTTATTTTCATAAGTTCTAGGGCTAAAACATAAGTCTTATATTCTGTTTATTTGGAGGgtctaaaagggactaaaaccTCGTTAAATGACTTATTCAATAGCACACAACCATACACATAGCTATAGGCTTAAAGTGGTAGAGTAGGTGTACTATAGGGCTTTAGTCCCTTTTAACACCCCCAGAAACTTGTGGACCTAGGTACATAGTTTTAGCCTCTATTAGTCCCTCCTGTTTGGTATTTTAGGagctaaaagggactaaagcGGAGGGACTTATGGATTAGCTCCTCTAAACAAACAGCCCCTAAGGACATGTTCAACAGTAGAGCCCATTGtgggctctatctcaagccacgtcagtaacaagagtctattttaaaataatacgtACAAAGGTAGAATCAGGTATGGtctcttcattaatgcaataaagtatttttattaagctagttttctttttatacattcccatgcaaaaaagttttctgtaataaatactaagagtcgactctaagccgttgccatgcatgagaacagcttttctctctcattccctctctttcctccacgtcaccaaatttgcttatgtGACGATTGAGATAGTCAATTAATAGGCAtatttgtacgtgccctaagAAACTCTATGAGAGAGACAAGTGAGTCatgtattaataataaagagttgactaatatatatatatatatatatatatatatatatatatatatatatatatatatatatgggttaAGGGAATGCTATAAATAGTCTTACAGTTGGATTGCtggttatattattagccttgctctcaAGGAACTGATGATGGCTGTTGTCACCGTGAAATTTATTGTGCACGTAAAACTTAGTAGCATCCTCGTAGTTTTACttctttttatacttataaatttaaattttaaatttaaagatgattTTAAAGTGTTTTcatgatagtttatttttctgtctttacttttagattggcaagaacatatatgtaaaaattatattggtAAATTGTTTATTGTTTGCAAATAGGATGATCCCCAATATGGTAACCTTGCACTTTgcttatattgttttattttttaaataaaataaccaCAAAACGATGACTCCCTATATGGAATGAAGCATTGAAAAGCAATGGCGGATAATTGCATTATTCTGGGTACTGATCTATAATTCTTctgtaatttaaatttgaatgatgATAAAGAATTTGATAATAAcactgtattttttatactatttaaaataaaggCAATGGTGTCACCCCCATCtactttatatgtttatatgctaTTACCGACTACTCTTCATATGctttaatattacaaataatCAAGCATGTTCATTCAGTTTTATTTAATCTATAAATAGAAGCGTATCATGCAAAGACATATATAGGAACAAACAATGCTAGCGAGGTATTAATCCATATTTTCTTTGTCCAACTCAAAAAGGACATGTATTTATCTAGTAGTAACAAATTAGGTTCTTCTTTAGTCGATCGAGCACCATGGTAATGGTCCACTAATAAATGAAGGGAAATGCTAGTTTTCAGGTGACTGAAATCATAATGATCCCATATCTCCATCACCTACTCCATGACTAAGGCTTCTCAATGCTCAGTTTCACTACACAGTTTTTAAAACAGCTAACTCGATAAAACGATAAATAAAACAGTTATACTCATAGTATAACGTTTTATTGTACCATTttcaaagctaaataaaacatttaattactgctgaAAATTTAATTGCATGCAGAGAGTGTTTAATTGTATGAAACGCCTCAAACCCCTCAGTGCAAGTTTTATAACTTAGTAACGATGCCCAAAGGTTTTATGGCCATGAAACTAATTCCCCCACTCTCCTCGTAGTTCTAGCCAAGAAATACACTCTCTGCTTCTCATAATTGTCACCATGCACTATTCATATTTAAGCTTTGAACATGACCATTCTTCTTTTAagagaaaaactctaaatacTTGAATAGAAATAGATGTCATATTATCAATGTGTGCTACATCCTTAAACATAACTAAGTGTGAAGCTTTCATCCATAGCaatctaattatttaaaaattattagtgATCACAATTGCACTTATATTACTGATCAATTGGGACAATTGCAAGGAACGGGgcaaatatttaaaagaagCTAAAATGAAAAGACCACATGAATGGGTGATTGGCCTGATGGGTAAGATCCGTAGGGCAATGTGATTAGGGCCCATGACGAGGGAGCACTGCAGTACGTTGCCCGTTAAGGGCCCAACAtaaaagggaggaaaaaagaaaaggaaaaggaaaaatgtgCATTTTGACTTCCTCAGTTATATACTCACTCCGTCCTTTggcgtcattgacttttttatacacgtttgactactcgtcttattcaaaaaaatttacataattattaactattttaatattattttatttattgctaaatatacttttatgcatatatatagttttacatattttaaaaaaattgaataaaataaacggTCAAACATACGTAAAAAActcaacggcgttaaatatttagagacggagatAATATATAAGAGTTTGATTGGTATCCCTCGACCACAAAACCGGAAATCGGAATTAGGGTGTTCCGCAACAACTAATAAGGGTGCAAATTGACCCATTGAACGGTTTTAATGGTAGTTCTCTCATACATGATGTCTACGTGGCAATTTGACATACATGGCATTtgaatctcaaaaaaaaaaaaatggagccgtcacatgaaaaataaaatagtggGCCCTAGAAAACACACATGAAAATGCTATATTTTTAGTGTGACTAATATGTGGGTCccataaattttgatttatttttttgacttaagtaaataaaagattatggGCCCCATATAACAggcacatgaaaaataaaatacaatgccccccaataaaaaatacatgaaaaaataatattctttatatttttttcatttaatgaAATGTATGCCtcagaaatttttatttctttttaaacacaaactacatattttaattatgattAAGGGATGCAAACCAAACTTGACACATAGTTGAGATagtcaaaatacatttttttccaaacaaaaataaatcgtGTGACATATCAAACGGCCCAGAACTTTTCCAAAACAATCACATATGGGCTGGCCTCACTTGACTCTCACAAAAACCTGGGCACAGAAAAAGGCCCATAGTATATTTTGGTCTCATGTGCTGCCACAACAGCGTTTGAAATCAGTCTCCGATTCCAAATTTGGATTTCAAGCCCTTTCATCTGAGGTTCACTCTAATTAGACACGTAGTCTCTCCATTTTACAATCTCTCTATTTAGACTTTATAGCTTTGTCTAGGATCAACTAATCCATGTATATGGTTCgtatatgtatctagatttattagcatccatatgaatttggGTAAGACTAAAATGTCTTACCTAGTAAAACGGGTGGAGTGTTATTTTCCATCAAACAGttaaataaatgctaattAATTCTGGTACTAATGAAAGTTTCCCCAATCCATTATCATCCAGGACAGAACTTGTAGACTGCTCTGTAGTGCTGCAGATTTTCATCTGTGAGGAATCCATCCTTCCATTACTGAACAGAAGGAGCCATGAACTGAATTGTCAGTTCCCAACATCGAATGAcaagtgttcttttttttcgaCATATCCTTTTCCCCTTATACTTTTCCTTCATTATTTTTGCAGTCGTAATCGGATCGCATTGATAAATCGTCAAGCGCGAAAAAAGGCGgcaacagcaacaacaacTGAAGTCCTATACCCCTAAAAATGTATGGTAGTCTGACTAGTCTCAAGAAATTGAGCATGgcaaaaggagagaaaaaagaacagcaacaacaaaaagaaaaggttggaaaaagaaagaagcttTGGCAACTTTTGGTGCTAGTGCAACATCAAATGAAGGACCACCCCTAAGATTCTCTCCTATCAAGTGTAACTTTCAGTTTAACTAATCTGAAGGGACTTAACTGGATATCTATCTACTATTTCTGCTTGATTGCAATTTGCAACCCCCAACAATTTGATCTCTTCTTTGTGCCAAATGATTGAGCATTTGGACTTAGCAGGTAATATGCCTATATAAGAATTGGACCTTCAGATCGACAAGGATGTGATAAGTTTTAATTGTTAGATGCACATGGTTGCCTTGCTTTGCATGGTAATTAACAAATCATGCTCGAACTCATAGTGgggcgagaaaaaaaatgacagtttaacaaataattttttgaataattggCAAGATACTGAAATTCACAAAGTCCAATACTCCTAGTATATAATTTTGAGAAAGTGGGTAAGATTGGATCAAACCAACTTCTcataaaaatctataaattaatcaaCACAATAGTTCTGTTCAAATTAATTGTAATTTGTAAGTGTGTGTTTATCAATGGGTTGTCATACCTGTCTCGTTATTGGTTTGGACAAACCTAAGATATTTCCTtgtgtgttgtgttgtgtgtCCCCTAACTCCTCTGCTCACTGAGCAAGTTGGTTTGATTGGAGGTCTCAACCAAAGCAACATAATTAAGACTAAACTATGTGATGATTCCTCCTAGGGTGCTACTCCTAATTGCTGATTAATCATACCTGAACCCATAGGCCATAGATTTTTGTAGGCTCATCAGCAAAATCATGTGATAGCTCATCCACTGCAACCAAACTGATGAAACGCCAGTGGACTGTTGTTTACTCTGAACTGATGATGCCTCTGGCTAACCATCCCCCAATGACTTGTTTAATTAGTTGTAATCATGGCAGGTTTGTTTGTTTAGTGATCTCTAGGAAAATTCTGTCCATGTGCATGAACTGGAGGATGGATCCAATTAAGAGGATGTCATTATCCTGATCTCTCTGCCTCCGGTTCTGTggatgcccccccccccccccccatcttGTTTGGATGATTTTTGTGATCCTCCTCAAGGTTGCTGAAAATTCTGCAAAATACCCTTCTTTGGCCTTACAACTCGTCCTTTAAATCCTGCCTTAATTCGGCCACTTcgaagtaaaaaaacaaatgacatatttgaagtaaaattatcttctttttttttgcttttgaagtaaaaaacaaacagtatatttgccaatgaaaataatttacaaataaattttttatatatatgttcatacagatctaaaagtcaagacataaaaataaactataataaaaaaaatatcatgagaTCATACACACTCTTTAATTTCTGCCTTAATTCGgctacttaaaaataaaaagccaaagacatatttacaaatagaaaataatttgtaaataaatcttttatgtacatgtatagagatctaaaagccaaaactggaaaacaaactaggatgaaaaaacatcaaaatcaactctaaatttaaggttaaaaatttaaattttggtttataaatataagcaaaagccaaaaaatcgAGGTATTGTATATTAGTTCTTGATTTGAAGTGTGGCTTTACTAGAGTAATCCATCTGGTATAGCTTGGGTGAAAAATTCCTTTCCCCCAAATTAACTGTAGCGATTAGACGATAACTCAATCTCTCAGTGATCGATCTACAATCCAACCACTAAGGGGAAACGCCCTTAATTTGCTTATCTCtacttattattttgttgtaagcACTTAATTGGAACATAGGAATTTATAGGATTTATATAGACTTCCAGTAGAAATTTGCAAAACTAATACGCGCACCCCTTAGTATAAGATATTCTACACCACTTCCTTTCCAAGGCCTCTCAAGGCCCATCCCACCTCCTACCCCTCTTTCCTAGGCCAAAAAATCATCCCCAACACATTTAAAGGTTAGTCAAAGAGTTTTCCACGTGGGTCAACCCTTATGGGCTTCCCCTCTTGTCTATCTAAGCCCACCCCTCGTCTCCCAGGAATTC
It encodes the following:
- the LOC102718679 gene encoding GDP-mannose 3,5-epimerase 1, encoding MGSSEKNGTAYGEYTYAELEREQYWPSEKLRISITGAGGFIGSHIARRLKSEGHYIIASDWKKNEHMTEDMFCHEFHLVDLRVMDNCLKVTSGVDHVFNLAADMGGMGFIQSNHSVIMYNNTMISFNMLEAARINGVKRFFYASSACIYPEFKQLETNVSLKESDAWPAEPQDAYGLEKLATEELCKHYTKDFGIECRVGRFHNIYGPFGTWKGGREKAPAAFCRKTQTSVDRFEMWGDGLQTRSFTFIDECVEGVLRLTKSDFREPVNIGSDEMVSMNEMAEIVLSFEDKKLPIHHIPGPEGVRGRNSDNTLIKEKLGWAPTMKLKDGLRITYFWIKEQIEKEKTQGVDIAGYGSSKVVSTQAPVQLGSLRAADGKE